A window from Oncorhynchus mykiss isolate Arlee chromosome 9, USDA_OmykA_1.1, whole genome shotgun sequence encodes these proteins:
- the ngfa gene encoding neurotrophin-7 codes for MRSLLLVLLLIGVQAVLNMGGVLGPVAANHSAEHHTVANGRAKQQRAARLSVSPQQEQQTQQRPSRTRQAHRPASLPQGWISSLGHSETGSPSTSSIPEVDTKLFSKRLYHSSPRVVFSDVPPSHHGLGGETGEEEGEEEVGRVMGGGVRVRRKAGGQPMHRGEYSVCDSISVWLGNLTKATDIAGNEVEVLPEVKIDNVRKRQFFYETTCRVATPPGGGAGVGGGVMGGGPKAGAKSGCRGIDSRHWNSYCTNTHTYVLALTKSKEQMAWRLIRINAACVCVLSRKSWRH; via the coding sequence ATGAGGTCGTTGCTGTTGGTGCTTCTGCTGATTGGCGTCCAGGCTGTACTGAACATGGGAGGTGTCCTGGGCCCGGTGGCAGCCAACCACAGCGCAGAACACCACACAGTAGCCAATGGCAGAGCAAAACAGCAGCGGGCGGCCCGACTCTCAGTGTCACCTCAGCAGGAGCAGCAGACTCAGCAGAGACCCAGCCGGACCAGACAGGCCCACAGGCCAGCCTCTCTACCCCAGGGCTGGATCTCTTCCCTGGGCCACTCTGAGACAggctccccctctacctcctccatccCAGAGGTGGACACCAAACTGTTCAGCAAGCGGCTCTACCACTCCTCACCGCGCGTCGTCTTCAGTGACGTACCCCCCTCTCACCACGGCCTGGGGGGGGAGacgggggaagaggagggagaggaggaagtggggAGGGTGATGGGTGGGGGAGTGAGGGTGAGGCGGAAGGCAGGGGGGCAGCCCATGCACAGGGGGGAGTACTCCGTGTGCGACAGCATCAGCGTGTGGTTGGGGAACCTGACCAAGGCCACAGACATCGCCGGCAACGAGGTGGAGGTTCTGCCAGAGGTGAAGATAGACAACGTCCGCAAGAGACAGTTCTTCTACGAGACCACCTGCCGTGTGGCCACACCCCCGGGGGGCGGAGCTGGGGTTGGGGGAGGAGTTATGGGAGGCGGGCCCAAGGCGGGGGCCAAATCAGGGTGCCGCGGCATCGACAGCCGTCACTGGAACTCGTACTGCACCAACACGCACACGTACGTGCTCGCGCTCACCAAGTCCAAGGAGCAGATGGCGTGGAGGCTGATACGCATCAacgcagcgtgtgtgtgtgtcctcagccGCAAGTCCTGGAGGCACTGA